The following proteins are encoded in a genomic region of Glycine soja cultivar W05 chromosome 17, ASM419377v2, whole genome shotgun sequence:
- the LOC114391643 gene encoding uncharacterized protein LOC114391643 — protein sequence MDPVKYIFEKPTLTGRITRWKVLLSKFDIVYVTQNVIKGSALADYLAQQPINDYQPMHPKFPNEDIMALFEVEVEDEDKDKWIVLFDGASNALGHGVGAVLVTPDDQCIPFMARLGFDCMNNMAEYEACALGIQAAIDFKVKLLREENQMADALATLASMFQLTPHGDLPYIEFRCRSKPAHYCLIEEEQDGKP from the exons atggacccagtcAAGTACATATTTGAAAAACCCACTCTCACCGGACGGATCACTCGGTGGAAGGTTCTATTGTCGAAATTCGACATTGTTTATGTCACTCAAAATgtgataaagggaagcgccctGGCAGATTACCTGGCTCAACAGCCCATCAACGACTACCAGCCTATGCATCCAAAATTCCCgaatgaggacatcatggccttgtttgaggtgGAAGTAGAGGATGAAGACAAGGACAAGTGGATTGTGTTGTTCGATGGTGCATCCAACGCACtaggccatggagtaggggcagtttTGGTTACCCCTGACGACCAATGTATACCCTTTATGGCTAGATTAGGTTTTGACTGCATGAACAACATGGCTGAATACGAGGCATGCGCCCTTGGGATCCAAGCGGCAATTGACTTCAAGGTCAAGTTGCtcag AgaggagaatcaaatggctgatgcacttGCCACTTTAGCATCCATGTTTCAGCTGACCCCGCATGGGGActtgccgtacatcgaattcagatgTCGTAGCAAACCCGCACATTATTGCTTGATTGAAGAGGAGCAAGATGGTAAACCCtag